A part of Halobaculum sp. MBLA0143 genomic DNA contains:
- a CDS encoding CBS pair associated ParBc domain-containing protein has protein sequence MSDSRSDTSKAQVAEYMTRDVATVSPDDTVREVAERIAESEGHNGFPVTDGRQVVGFVSARDLLLADRSAPLFTAMSDDIIVAHPEMNVTDAARVILRSGIQKLPVVDDAGHLVGIISNTDVIRSQIERATPEKVGKLMRTLEEIHDVTVSQERREVSLSTLVPTQARVYADELAGRTYELERGLAEPLVVIDNAGTLVLADGHHRVLAGDRVGVDQMDAYVIVIDAADGVELGMERTARKEGLTGIGDVEVVDYARHPLVETTKRFQDDEPPEL, from the coding sequence ATGAGCGACTCCCGGAGCGACACGTCGAAGGCGCAGGTCGCGGAGTACATGACCCGCGACGTAGCGACGGTGTCGCCGGACGACACCGTCCGCGAGGTGGCCGAGCGAATCGCCGAGAGCGAGGGCCACAACGGGTTCCCGGTGACGGACGGCCGCCAGGTCGTCGGCTTCGTCTCCGCCCGCGACCTCCTGTTGGCGGACCGCTCGGCGCCCCTGTTCACGGCGATGTCCGACGACATCATCGTCGCGCACCCGGAGATGAACGTGACGGACGCCGCGCGGGTGATCCTCCGGTCCGGCATCCAGAAGCTCCCGGTCGTCGACGACGCCGGCCACCTCGTCGGTATCATCTCCAACACGGACGTGATCCGCAGCCAGATCGAACGCGCCACCCCGGAGAAGGTGGGCAAGCTCATGCGGACGTTGGAGGAGATCCACGACGTGACCGTGAGCCAGGAGCGCCGGGAGGTGTCGCTGTCGACGCTCGTCCCCACGCAGGCCCGGGTGTACGCCGACGAACTGGCCGGTCGGACGTACGAACTGGAGCGTGGGCTCGCGGAGCCGTTGGTCGTGATCGACAACGCCGGCACACTCGTGCTCGCGGACGGCCACCACCGCGTGCTCGCCGGCGACCGCGTCGGCGTCGACCAGATGGACGCGTACGTGATCGTCATCGACGCCGCCGACGGCGTGGAACTGGGGATGGAACGCACCGCGCGCAAGGAGGGCCTCACCGGCATCGGCGACGTGGAAGTGGTCGACTACGCCCGCCACCCGCTCGTCGAGACGACGAAACGGTTCCAGGACGACGAGCCGCCGGAGTTGTAG
- a CDS encoding ABC transporter ATP-binding protein: MPIVAVRDLRKEYDEFRALDGVSFEIRPGEVVGLLGPNGAGKTTCLSCLLGLVEPTGGDVAVAGVNAQANPRVVHRHTAAMLEGARNVYWRLTPRENLEFFAGVAGRDTDRLRDRHDELLKRFGLADRADDPVRELSRGMKQKVSLATTLARDVDVVFLDEPTLGLDVESSLELRRELASLVAEEDLAVVLSSHDMDVIQDLCDRVVVLSDGEVVADDSVDALLDLFRTQTYEFTLETPGNGLRDGLERRCTVTVYDETDDRVTATVTVGDEDAFAETVSYLAAADGRLARVESVEPDFEEVFLRLTGGEEGE; the protein is encoded by the coding sequence GTGCCTATTGTCGCCGTCCGCGATCTCCGGAAAGAGTACGACGAATTCCGTGCGTTAGACGGCGTCTCCTTCGAGATCCGCCCCGGCGAGGTCGTCGGACTGCTCGGGCCGAACGGCGCGGGCAAGACGACGTGTCTGAGCTGTCTGCTCGGGCTCGTAGAGCCGACGGGCGGGGACGTGGCCGTCGCGGGCGTCAACGCGCAGGCGAACCCGCGGGTCGTCCACAGACACACCGCGGCGATGCTGGAGGGGGCGCGAAACGTCTACTGGCGACTCACGCCCCGGGAGAACCTGGAGTTCTTCGCTGGCGTCGCGGGGCGGGACACGGACCGGCTCCGTGACCGCCACGACGAACTGCTGAAGCGGTTCGGACTCGCCGACAGGGCCGACGATCCGGTGCGAGAACTCTCGCGCGGAATGAAACAGAAGGTGTCGCTGGCGACGACACTTGCGCGCGACGTAGACGTAGTGTTCTTAGACGAGCCGACGCTGGGGCTGGACGTAGAGAGTTCCCTCGAACTTCGACGGGAACTCGCCTCGCTCGTCGCCGAGGAGGACCTGGCGGTGGTGTTGTCGAGTCACGACATGGACGTGATTCAGGATCTGTGTGACCGTGTGGTTGTGCTGTCGGACGGCGAGGTCGTCGCCGACGACAGCGTGGACGCACTCTTGGACCTGTTTCGCACCCAGACGTACGAGTTCACACTCGAGACGCCGGGCAACGGACTCCGCGACGGGCTCGAACGCCGGTGTACGGTGACGGTGTACGACGAGACGGACGACCGAGTCACCGCGACCGTCACCGTCGGCGACGAGGACGCGTTCGCGGAGACGGTCTCGTATCTCGCGGCCGCGGACGGCCGACTCGCCCGGGTAGAGTCGGTCGAACCGGACTTCGAAGAGGTGTTCCTGCGGCTCACCGGGGGTGAAGAGGGTGAGTGA
- a CDS encoding O-acetylhomoserine aminocarboxypropyltransferase/cysteine synthase family protein: protein MSGDSQESVGRQTRAIHAGHDAGSAAGSRSPPIHQTASFEFPSAEAAAEAYALREDRDVYTRISNPTTRALERRLAALAGGTDAVATNSGMAAIDTITTVLARAGDNVVASAEMYGGTSSYLARTASRRGVELRTVDTTDPAAYADAVDDRTAYVHVETLANPSLSTPDLEAVAAVAHDEAVPLVVDNTFATPALCRPVDHGADVVWSSTTKWLHGAGTTVGGVVVDGGTFPWDHSDADYEELNGDNPAFGFDFVERFGDTAFAEVARHRGVRPLGNGQSPFDAWQTLQGVATLPLRMERHCENTRIVAEHLRDHPDVAWVRYPGFDDHPTHDAAADYLDDFGSVVVFGLTGGYDAGVRFCEAVEDVSFLANIGDTRSLVVHPASTTHAQLDEAEQRAAGVTPDLLRFSVGLEDPADLLADVDQAIERATSETDAPERTGATDGGQS from the coding sequence ATGAGCGGGGACAGTCAGGAGTCGGTCGGACGGCAGACGAGGGCGATCCACGCGGGCCACGACGCCGGGTCGGCGGCGGGCTCGCGGTCGCCGCCGATCCACCAGACGGCTTCCTTCGAGTTCCCGAGCGCGGAGGCGGCCGCGGAGGCGTACGCCCTCCGAGAGGATCGAGACGTGTACACTCGGATCTCCAACCCGACGACGCGGGCGTTGGAGCGCCGACTGGCCGCGCTGGCCGGCGGGACGGACGCGGTGGCGACCAACTCCGGGATGGCCGCGATCGACACGATCACCACCGTCCTCGCCCGGGCCGGCGACAACGTCGTCGCGTCCGCGGAGATGTACGGCGGTACGAGCAGCTACCTCGCCCGGACGGCCTCCCGCCGGGGGGTGGAGCTCCGGACGGTCGACACCACGGACCCGGCGGCGTACGCCGACGCCGTCGACGACCGGACGGCGTACGTCCACGTCGAGACGCTCGCCAACCCGTCGCTGTCGACGCCGGATCTGGAGGCCGTCGCGGCCGTCGCCCACGACGAGGCCGTCCCGTTGGTCGTCGACAACACGTTCGCCACCCCGGCGCTGTGTCGCCCGGTCGACCACGGCGCAGACGTGGTGTGGAGCTCCACGACCAAGTGGCTCCACGGCGCCGGCACCACCGTCGGCGGTGTCGTCGTCGACGGCGGCACCTTCCCCTGGGACCACTCGGACGCCGACTACGAGGAACTGAACGGCGACAACCCCGCGTTCGGCTTCGACTTCGTGGAGCGGTTCGGCGACACGGCGTTCGCGGAGGTCGCACGTCACCGCGGCGTCCGACCGCTGGGGAACGGCCAGTCACCGTTCGACGCCTGGCAGACGCTCCAGGGTGTCGCCACCCTCCCGCTGCGGATGGAGCGCCACTGCGAGAACACTCGAATCGTCGCCGAACACCTCCGAGACCACCCGGACGTAGCCTGGGTGCGTTACCCCGGGTTCGACGACCACCCGACCCACGACGCCGCCGCGGACTACCTCGACGACTTCGGCAGCGTCGTCGTGTTCGGGCTGACCGGCGGCTACGACGCCGGCGTCCGGTTCTGCGAGGCCGTCGAGGACGTGTCGTTCCTGGCGAACATCGGCGACACCCGTTCGCTCGTCGTCCACCCGGCGAGCACGACCCACGCCCAACTCGACGAAGCGGAACAACGCGCCGCCGGCGTGACGCCGGATCTCCTGCGCTTCTCCGTCGGGCTGGAGGACCCGGCGGACCTCCTGGCGGATGTGGACCAGGCGATCGAACGGGCGACGAGCGAGACGGACGCCCCCGAACGGACAGGGGCGACAGACGGGGGGCAGTCGTGA
- a CDS encoding low specificity L-threonine aldolase: MRQSAADAPVGDDVYRDDPTVNELEARAADLVGTEAAMFVPTGTMGNQVAIRTHTDRGQELLCDEQAHVYKWELGGIAQLSSVQPRIVDAGDRAVPTPAQIREGFVAEDLHRPGTGLVTLENTHNSRGGVAVPKEHLDAAADEAHDLGVSVHLDGARLPNACVATGTDPAEMTDRVDTVMFCLSKGLGAPIGSILAGPEEFVADARRIRKLFGGGMRQAGMVAAPGLDALENLGRLADDHANAERLAAGLDEIDGLAAPTPDTNIVMLHTDGLGVTGETFADACGDRDVAFSAFGDYTCRLCTHLDVDADDVDEAVDRIAAVVADLR; the protein is encoded by the coding sequence ATGCGCCAGTCCGCCGCGGACGCCCCGGTCGGTGACGACGTCTACCGGGACGACCCGACGGTGAACGAACTGGAGGCCCGCGCCGCCGACCTCGTCGGAACGGAGGCCGCGATGTTCGTGCCGACGGGAACCATGGGCAATCAGGTCGCCATCCGGACGCACACGGACCGAGGGCAGGAGCTGCTGTGTGACGAACAGGCACACGTCTACAAGTGGGAGCTGGGCGGGATCGCACAGCTGTCGAGCGTCCAGCCACGGATCGTCGACGCCGGCGACCGCGCGGTGCCGACCCCGGCACAGATCCGCGAGGGGTTCGTCGCCGAGGACCTCCACCGCCCCGGGACGGGGTTGGTGACGCTGGAGAACACTCACAACTCCCGCGGCGGGGTCGCCGTCCCGAAGGAACACCTCGACGCCGCCGCCGACGAGGCCCACGACCTCGGCGTGTCGGTCCACCTGGACGGCGCCAGACTACCCAACGCCTGCGTGGCGACGGGCACGGACCCCGCCGAGATGACAGACCGGGTCGACACCGTCATGTTCTGTCTCTCGAAGGGGCTCGGTGCACCGATCGGCTCGATCCTCGCCGGTCCCGAGGAGTTCGTCGCCGACGCCCGACGCATCCGGAAGCTGTTCGGCGGCGGGATGCGACAGGCCGGGATGGTCGCCGCTCCCGGGCTGGACGCCCTGGAGAACCTCGGCCGGCTGGCCGACGACCACGCCAACGCCGAGCGGCTCGCCGCCGGCTTGGACGAGATCGACGGCCTCGCCGCGCCGACGCCGGACACCAACATCGTCATGCTCCACACCGACGGGCTGGGCGTCACCGGCGAGACGTTCGCCGACGCGTGTGGCGACCGCGACGTCGCCTTCTCCGCGTTCGGCGACTACACCTGTCGGCTGTGTACCCACCTCGACGTGGACGCCGACGACGTGGACGAGGCGGTCGACCGAATCGCCGCCGTCGTCGCCGACCTGCGGTAG
- a CDS encoding homoserine O-acetyltransferase, whose protein sequence is MTRRASLGPFRFENGERVPDLELAYETYGRYDGSNAVLVCHALTGSHHVRSPTDEEPDGPPSAFGWWDEVVAPGGPIDTTEQYVICVNVPGSCHGSTGPTTARLDGDGVWGSAFPTVTVGDWARAQARLLDHLGVRRLSAVVGGSVGGMNALEWARRYPERVDHVAAVAAGPRLDAEMTATNAVARRAITGDPDWQGGDYHGTGRRPTHGLAQARRLGHLSYRSKASLDDQFGREPAGRAEPTDDPTADDGTYRAVASYLDYNAERFAERFDAVSYLSLLRAMEEWDLADGAESSTAALAAFDGDLLLVSYTGDRHFPVAASEAVADAARAADVSVTHHTVESEYGHDAFLADQSTLASPLSSLFDGDDGADPPERPGRTRSASESVAPVHAGLYGP, encoded by the coding sequence GTGACACGACGCGCCTCCCTCGGCCCGTTCCGGTTCGAGAACGGCGAGCGGGTCCCGGACCTGGAACTCGCGTACGAGACGTACGGTCGGTACGACGGCTCGAACGCGGTGTTGGTGTGTCACGCCCTCACCGGCAGCCACCACGTCCGGTCGCCGACCGACGAGGAGCCCGACGGGCCGCCGTCGGCGTTCGGCTGGTGGGACGAGGTGGTCGCCCCCGGCGGTCCGATCGACACGACCGAACAGTACGTGATCTGTGTGAACGTCCCGGGGTCGTGTCACGGCTCGACGGGGCCGACGACCGCGCGGCTCGACGGTGACGGCGTCTGGGGGTCGGCGTTCCCGACGGTAACCGTCGGCGACTGGGCGCGTGCCCAGGCCCGACTGCTGGACCACTTGGGTGTCCGGCGACTGTCGGCGGTCGTCGGCGGCAGCGTCGGCGGCATGAACGCCCTAGAGTGGGCGCGTCGCTACCCGGAGCGTGTCGACCACGTCGCCGCAGTCGCCGCCGGCCCGCGGCTGGACGCGGAGATGACCGCGACGAACGCCGTCGCCCGCCGAGCGATCACGGGCGACCCGGACTGGCAGGGCGGCGACTACCACGGGACGGGCCGCCGGCCGACACACGGGCTGGCACAGGCCCGCCGGCTGGGCCACCTCTCGTACCGGTCGAAGGCGTCACTCGACGACCAGTTCGGCCGAGAGCCCGCCGGCCGCGCCGAGCCGACGGACGACCCGACCGCCGACGACGGCACGTACCGCGCCGTGGCGTCGTACCTCGACTACAACGCCGAGCGGTTCGCCGAGCGGTTCGACGCCGTCAGCTACCTCTCGCTGCTCCGGGCGATGGAGGAGTGGGACCTCGCCGACGGCGCCGAATCGTCGACGGCGGCGCTCGCGGCGTTCGACGGGGACCTCCTGCTCGTCTCCTACACCGGTGACCGCCACTTCCCCGTCGCCGCCTCCGAGGCCGTCGCCGACGCCGCTCGCGCGGCCGACGTCTCCGTCACCCACCACACCGTCGAGTCGGAGTACGGTCACGACGCCTTCCTCGCAGACCAGTCGACGCTCGCGTCGCCGTTGTCGAGCCTGTTCGACGGCGACGACGGCGCCGACCCGCCGGAGCGACCCGGACGGACCCGGTCCGCGTCCGAGTCGGTCGCGCCCGTCCACGCCGGACTGTACGGGCCGTGA
- a CDS encoding sensor histidine kinase, giving the protein MRRSRHGYAVLAGLAGAGVATLADADVTVAAVVGAGAVATALYWYRHDRPRHSRAAAAALTTVGALAAAGWGVVLGEPGRFAATPLSSALLATATVGTGVAVIAGAGAGYYGVRLTDAVDTPSPSEETMAGERPNPSEETMAGERPNPSEETMAGERPNPSEETTANERTDHETAPGRSGEAGGRVAEQKRAFYFLNNLLRHHVLNGLNVVDGYAARLATDETDEERAAQVIRDRVATMTTVVDNVRSVADVFAGDPELTPTDLTAVVHRVRERATEQHSGATVTVAADGPTEVWCAGGADAVVWELVDNGIVHNDGDEPRVHVRVTETDDDVWLHVADDGPGVDGPTEALLSPGTTGDQGLGLYLVATLVRYARGEVRVTTGDDPARLPDAAGDDERLSTLLAAGGTCVSLRLVPTTVDQPEPSAADRSVEHAIDRPTGDRDDSDGDGSNPDGDGGERP; this is encoded by the coding sequence GTGAGACGTTCGAGACACGGGTACGCGGTCCTCGCGGGGCTCGCGGGAGCGGGAGTAGCGACGCTCGCGGACGCCGACGTAACCGTCGCGGCCGTGGTCGGTGCCGGCGCGGTGGCGACGGCGCTGTACTGGTACCGGCACGACCGGCCGCGCCACAGTCGGGCCGCTGCGGCGGCGCTGACGACCGTCGGTGCGCTGGCGGCCGCCGGCTGGGGGGTCGTGTTGGGTGAGCCCGGACGGTTCGCGGCGACGCCGCTGTCGTCGGCGCTGCTAGCGACGGCGACTGTCGGGACCGGCGTGGCCGTGATCGCCGGCGCCGGCGCGGGCTACTACGGCGTGCGGCTGACGGACGCCGTCGACACACCCTCACCGAGCGAGGAGACGATGGCGGGCGAACGACCCAATCCGAGCGAGGAGACGATGGCGGGCGAACGACCCAATCCGAGCGAGGAGACGATGGCGGGCGAACGACCCAATCCGAGCGAGGAGACGACGGCAAACGAACGGACGGACCACGAGACTGCGCCCGGGCGGAGCGGGGAGGCGGGCGGTCGGGTGGCAGAACAGAAGCGTGCCTTCTACTTCCTCAACAACCTGTTGCGCCACCACGTCCTCAACGGGCTGAACGTGGTGGACGGCTACGCCGCCAGGCTGGCGACCGACGAGACGGACGAGGAGCGTGCCGCGCAGGTGATCCGGGACCGTGTGGCGACGATGACGACGGTCGTCGACAACGTCCGTTCGGTCGCGGACGTGTTCGCCGGCGACCCGGAGCTGACGCCGACGGACCTGACGGCGGTGGTACACCGGGTTCGAGAACGGGCCACGGAGCAACACTCGGGGGCGACGGTGACAGTCGCGGCCGACGGCCCGACGGAGGTGTGGTGTGCCGGCGGGGCGGACGCGGTCGTCTGGGAGCTCGTCGACAACGGAATCGTCCACAACGACGGCGACGAGCCACGGGTCCACGTCCGAGTGACGGAGACGGACGACGATGTCTGGCTCCACGTCGCCGACGACGGCCCGGGCGTAGACGGCCCGACGGAGGCGTTGTTGTCTCCGGGGACGACCGGCGACCAGGGGCTCGGGCTGTATCTCGTCGCCACGCTCGTCCGGTACGCCCGCGGGGAAGTGCGAGTGACGACGGGCGACGACCCAGCGAGGCTGCCTGACGCCGCGGGCGACGACGAGAGGCTGTCGACGCTGCTGGCCGCCGGCGGGACGTGTGTGAGCCTGCGACTCGTGCCGACGACCGTCGACCAGCCGGAGCCGTCGGCGGCAGACCGGTCCGTCGAACACGCCATCGACCGGCCGACCGGCGACAGAGACGACTCGGACGGTGACGGAAGCAACCCGGACGGCGACGGAGGTGAGCGGCCGTGA
- a CDS encoding metallophosphoesterase, with the protein MRRSQRPELSVETVHVDPEEWSEIYLVGDVHGCPGALEELLESELAVDDDDLVVFVGDLVRKGPDSAAVVDRVREADNLLTVRGNNEQKLLDGDDSLPELSESDLAWMADLPLAVTLPGTLVVHGGVDADVPLADHTPRELMTMRATPHGSGDRPYWFETRTTRPTVVFGHTVLEEPHHTGGAVGLDTGCVHGRALTYYDWRADEVGQLPVDTVYEERPPSKLLDAETPTAARADD; encoded by the coding sequence ATGCGACGCAGCCAACGGCCCGAACTGTCAGTCGAGACCGTCCACGTCGACCCCGAGGAGTGGTCGGAGATCTACCTCGTGGGCGACGTTCACGGCTGTCCCGGGGCGCTGGAGGAGCTGCTGGAGTCGGAGCTGGCCGTCGACGACGACGATCTCGTCGTGTTCGTCGGCGACCTCGTCCGGAAGGGGCCCGACAGCGCGGCCGTCGTGGACCGAGTGCGGGAGGCGGACAACCTCCTCACGGTTCGCGGGAACAACGAACAGAAGCTGTTGGACGGGGACGACAGCCTGCCCGAGCTGTCGGAGTCGGATCTGGCGTGGATGGCCGATCTCCCGTTGGCGGTTACGCTCCCGGGGACACTCGTCGTCCACGGCGGCGTGGACGCGGACGTCCCGCTCGCGGACCACACCCCCCGGGAGCTGATGACGATGCGTGCGACGCCCCACGGCAGCGGCGACCGACCGTACTGGTTCGAGACCCGGACGACCCGCCCGACGGTCGTCTTCGGTCACACCGTCCTAGAGGAGCCCCACCACACGGGCGGGGCCGTCGGCCTGGACACCGGCTGTGTCCACGGTCGCGCGCTGACGTACTACGACTGGCGGGCCGACGAGGTCGGCCAGCTCCCCGTCGACACCGTCTACGAGGAACGCCCGCCGTCGAAGCTGTTGGACGCGGAGACGCCGACCGCCGCCCGCGCCGACGACTGA
- a CDS encoding sensor histidine kinase has translation MTDDSDPEASGVDDPDPEASGADDPETDDRLHALHAATRELLRAGNQCGVCEVAAEQAESVLGFELNTVRLYDEETETLEPAAVSPAVEELLGEREPYDRGESVQWRALDEDELLVFSDVSEVDDDVERAGAGSLLVAPLDGRGVLTVGSRSGETVTAGDEELLAVFAANVAAALDRAERDERLRRRTAELARQNDRLDEFAGILGHDLRSPLNTAQGRVQLATQRDDPEDLAAAEGALERMEQMIDRLLTLARSGTPVEATAPVPVSEVVSAAWSTSPTDDATLTVDTELVVSADRERLRTLFENLFRNAVDHGGEGVCVAVGDLPDEPGFYVADDGPGLPADAGEAVFRRGYTTDSDGTGFGLSIVAEVVDAHGWTIRLGDTDDGPMADCGVRFEVVTAGDPPTTGVDDV, from the coding sequence GTGACAGACGACTCGGATCCGGAGGCGTCGGGGGTAGACGACCCGGATCCGGAGGCGTCGGGAGCAGACGACCCGGAGACGGACGACCGACTCCACGCGCTCCACGCGGCGACGCGGGAGCTGTTGCGCGCCGGCAACCAGTGTGGCGTCTGCGAGGTGGCCGCCGAGCAGGCCGAGTCCGTGCTGGGGTTCGAGCTCAACACCGTCCGGCTGTACGACGAGGAGACGGAGACACTGGAGCCGGCGGCGGTGTCGCCGGCGGTCGAGGAGCTGTTGGGGGAACGCGAGCCGTACGACCGTGGTGAGTCGGTCCAGTGGCGTGCGCTGGACGAGGACGAACTGCTCGTGTTCTCGGACGTGTCGGAGGTCGACGACGACGTCGAACGCGCCGGTGCCGGGAGTCTGCTCGTCGCCCCGTTGGACGGGCGCGGGGTGTTGACCGTGGGCTCGCGGTCCGGCGAGACGGTGACGGCGGGCGACGAGGAGCTGCTGGCGGTGTTCGCGGCCAACGTCGCGGCGGCGTTGGACCGCGCCGAGCGCGACGAGCGACTGCGCCGCCGGACGGCGGAGTTGGCCCGCCAGAACGACCGGCTCGACGAGTTTGCCGGTATCCTCGGTCACGACCTCCGGAGCCCGCTCAACACGGCCCAGGGGCGAGTCCAGTTGGCGACACAACGGGACGACCCAGAGGACTTGGCGGCCGCCGAGGGGGCGCTCGAACGGATGGAACAGATGATCGACCGGCTGCTCACGCTGGCCCGCAGCGGCACGCCGGTGGAGGCGACCGCTCCGGTCCCGGTCAGCGAGGTGGTGTCGGCGGCCTGGAGCACCTCGCCGACGGACGACGCGACGCTGACCGTGGACACGGAGCTCGTCGTGTCGGCCGACCGCGAACGACTCCGAACGCTGTTCGAGAACCTGTTCCGCAACGCCGTCGACCACGGCGGCGAGGGAGTGTGCGTCGCCGTCGGCGACCTCCCGGACGAGCCGGGCTTCTACGTCGCCGACGACGGGCCGGGACTCCCGGCGGACGCCGGCGAGGCGGTGTTCCGCCGTGGGTACACCACCGACAGCGACGGCACCGGGTTCGGGCTCTCCATCGTCGCGGAGGTGGTGGACGCGCACGGCTGGACGATCCGGCTCGGTGACACCGACGACGGCCCGATGGCGGACTGTGGCGTCCGGTTCGAGGTCGTGACGGCGGGCGATCCGCCGACGACCGGTGTCGACGACGTGTGA